A genomic window from Silene latifolia isolate original U9 population chromosome Y, ASM4854445v1, whole genome shotgun sequence includes:
- the LOC141627649 gene encoding uncharacterized protein LOC141627649, whose protein sequence is MDPIKYLFEKPVLNGRMSRWTLMLSEFDLKYVPLKAIKGKVVADFLADNPVEETDIIDTWSFPDEDIVHVEDDAWDLYFDGASNNMGCGIGVLIISPREEHVPVSIKLDFAVTNNAAEYEACLLGLQSANKLGVMKLTVHGDSSLVINQVTGSWKIKSSSLAPYQAKIEELEKLFEEVRYVMPLCVEQRSSLAYINAVDDGEESEAEPWYASIVRFKEAGEYPADLDTRGKRAL, encoded by the exons atggaccccatcaagtacttgtttgaaaAGCCGGTGCTAAACGGCAGAATGTCAAGATGGACCCTCATGCTAtcggaattcgatctcaaatatgtgccGCTGAAAGCGATAAAAGGAAAGGTCGTTGCCGATTTCCTGGCCGATAATCCAGTCGAAGAAACTGACATTATTGACACTTGGTCGTTCCCAGATGAGGATATTGTCCATGTTGAAGATGATGCATGGGATCTATATTTCGATGGGGCTTCGAATAACATGGGATGCGGAATAGGTGTCCTTATCATTTCACCGAGAGAAGAGCACGTACCAGTTTCGATCAaattggacttcgccgtcacaaaTAACGCCgcggaatacgaagcatgcctacttGGTTTGCAGAGCGCTAACAAGTTAGGAGTCATGAAGTTGACAGTACACGGGGATTCCTCCTTGGTCATTAATCAAGTGACGGGGTCATGGAAGATCAAAAGTAGCAGCCTAGCACCCTACCAGGCTAAGATAGAAGAGCTAGAAAAACTCTTCGAAGAGGTGCGATACGT CATGCCATTGTGTGTCGAACAAAGGTCTTCACTAGCTTATATAAATGCTGTCGATGATGGAGAGGAAAGCGAagccgaaccttggtatgcatCCATCGTGAGATTCAAAGAAGCAGGAGAATACCCTGCTGACCTCGATACACGTGGAAAGCGTGCATTGTGA